In Alteribacter lacisalsi, a genomic segment contains:
- a CDS encoding VOC family protein encodes MGKIVGFDISSQEPEKAAIFYSEVFGWETEEAHWGYRPVKPESCSEEWKLHGGISKGTADFPHGTRIQIQVDSIENTLEKAKAAGALVVRERMDFDDFSLAYLTDPTGVGLGLIEYRTGV; translated from the coding sequence TTGGGGAAGATCGTAGGTTTTGACATCAGCAGCCAGGAACCTGAAAAGGCTGCAATATTTTATTCAGAGGTGTTTGGATGGGAAACAGAAGAAGCTCATTGGGGGTATCGTCCTGTAAAACCGGAAAGCTGCAGTGAAGAATGGAAATTGCATGGCGGAATCAGTAAGGGGACTGCTGATTTCCCGCACGGCACCCGGATTCAGATCCAGGTGGATTCAATTGAGAACACGCTTGAAAAAGCAAAGGCAGCCGGCGCATTGGTAGTAAGGGAAAGAATGGATTTCGATGACTTTTCCCTCGCATATCTCACAGATCCGACCGGCGTAGGCCTCGGCCTGATTGAATATAGAACTGGCGTTTAA
- a CDS encoding GNAT family N-acetyltransferase produces MSNNPVIFRNAELNDLPLLVAMLADDELGREREKWTDPLPHSYHEAFAAIQRDQNNELVVACKDEKICGMLQLTFIPYLTYQGGWRCTIEGVRTSSNERGKGLGTLMLNWAIDRARERGCHVVQLTTDKKRLDAIRFYEALGFTASHEGMKLHL; encoded by the coding sequence ATGAGCAACAATCCAGTTATCTTTCGCAATGCTGAACTGAATGACCTGCCTTTACTTGTCGCCATGCTTGCCGACGACGAACTTGGACGTGAGCGTGAGAAATGGACCGATCCGCTTCCTCACAGCTACCATGAGGCGTTTGCGGCCATTCAGCGTGATCAGAATAATGAGCTTGTGGTCGCATGTAAAGATGAAAAAATCTGCGGCATGCTCCAGCTTACCTTCATCCCCTACCTTACCTATCAGGGCGGCTGGCGATGCACGATTGAAGGCGTACGCACCTCGTCTAATGAACGGGGGAAAGGACTCGGCACACTGATGTTAAACTGGGCGATTGACAGGGCCCGAGAACGAGGTTGCCATGTGGTTCAGCTGACAACTGACAAAAAAAGGCTCGATGCGATCCGATTTTATGAAGCACTCGGATTCACAGCGAGCCACGAGGGCATGAAGCTTCACTTATAG